The DNA window CAGCGAGCCTCGGTCGCGAAAAACCCGCAGGTCGGACACGAGGTGATCGCGACTTTTGCCTCGGTTAGCGCCGTGGCGAGTTCCGCCGGATCGGACTTCGGACTCTGGAGTAGCCAGATCGCGATCCGCTCGGCGCTCCGAGGACCGATGCCGGGCAAGGTCTTCAGCGCTTCGACCACGCGGCCGACTGCCTCAGGATATTCGATTCGTGCCATGGCGGTTCTTCTAGGTCAGGTAGGTTCACGGTGGCGGACCGCATAGATGAGTGAGCCGCCTGAGGCCCAAATCAGCGCGGCCAGAGGCGCTGCCACGGGGACAGTGACTCCGGCAAGCGCGAGTACCGGCACCCACGAGAGCGTGAGCACCAACGCGCTCACCACGAGCACCCATCGACGCCACTGACCGCGGACGTGGAGAACCGATTGAGGAAGCCCGATGACGAGCAGGACTGTCCAGACCCAAACGAGGAACGGAGGTGACGGATGAATCTCGCCACCCATCGGCAAACCGGTGACCCAGGCCGCGAGTGCATCATCAACTCCCCGGAGAGGGCCGATCAGATGCAGCACCAAGGCAAGCACGAGAGCCATCCCGGAGATCGCCGTCGCGGCGATGCTCGGATGGGGCTCGGGCTTCGACTTTGCCTCGGTCATCGGAAGCGTGAAGCTAGGCGGCACCGGTGCCGATCACAAGTGCTGCAACGACTACTTCCCTTTCCTGCGGCTCAGCCATTCCACGAGGTCACGCAGTTCATCCGGTTTCAGCAGCGCGCCCATCGGCGGCATGGCCGACACAGGCTCGCTGATCGTCTCGATCTTGTCTCGCGGGATCCGCTTCTTCTCTCCTGCGACATCAAGTTCGACGAACTCAGACTGCTTTTCCACCAAGGTTCCACCCTCGGAAGTTCCATCCTTCAACGTTACCGCGACAACACCATATCCCGACGCGACCTCGGCTCCCGGCATCACTAGGGACTCGAGGAGTTTCAGACGCGGGAGCCTCTTCCCGACCGTCGAAAGTTCCGGTCCGGCCAGATCCGCCGCGTTTGTTCCATCGGCACGGTGGCACCGCATGCATTGCGCGGCCGGATGGCTTTCGAAAAGGCGGGCACCCTTCTCCGCATTCCCGCCCAGCAGCGATGGGTAACTCGCAAAAAGCGGGTCCTCCGATTTCGACACAGCCGCGTCGTAGCGTTCGACAGCGGCCTTTACGATATCCTCGGGACGACTCCGCGCGCCTTCAAGAATCTCGATGGCAGCCGCTCCCTTGCCGCTCGATGCGATGAGGCCGTCGACCGCTTTCGCGAACCGTAGGGCAACCTTCTCCCCCTCCATGGCCTGTAGAAGCCCCCAAGCCTTCTGAGCCCGCGCCGCCTCTGCGGACTCCGTTTCCTTCACCAGCAACTCCGAGGCTTCAGGAGCCTTTTGCTTCTGAAGCCATCCGATCGCCGCAAACGCCACTTCGTCCGACTCACTTGCAGCAAGTTCCATCAAGGTGGCCTTGCCCGAGTTCCCGCTGCGTTTCGCCCAAAGATCGAGGAGCCCGGCTCGTGCACCACCCGGCAGCGAAAGATCGGAGACCTTTGCCTTCAGCAGGGCGGGATCAACCTTGCTCAAATCGGTCGCGGTCTTGGCGAGCATCGAAACCGCGTCTTCAAGCAGGGATCCGTCGATCCTCAAAAGATCATCCACCCTTCCTCCAACGGATCCCGCAAGCGCCGAACCGTCCCGTTCCGGCAGCGGATCAAAGGTGCCGGTCGAGGTATCGACCACGAATGGCTTCTTCCAATCGCCAAGCAGGCGGAGCGCCTCACGTCGGACCGGAGCAGGAACCTTGGGGTTCATCGCGGCATCCACCAAGCGCTTCGCGTTGGCCTCGCCACCCACCCGGTAAGCGCTGTGGATCAGCCGCCTCCAAATCATCTCGGTGAAGTCGTCGTAGCGGGGTTGGTCCAAGAGCTCCGCAAGCACACTGCGGGAATCCTCAATCCGGTTGTCGTGAATCACCCGGACCGCCTCACGCATGACCTCGGGATCCTCGTCGCGAAGGAAGCCAGCGACACTGGCATCATGCTTGCGCCCCAGCGCCACTACCGCAGCCAGGCGCACGGACTTGTCTTCGTGCGTCGTCAGCCCGGTCAGCGTTACCGGATTGGCCAACTCGGCGAGCGCATACGCTCCGGCGTGCCGCAGATACGGATCCGCGTCCGAATTCGCCTCCAGCATCTTCCAGATAAACGGCAGCGAGCCCACCGCCGAGGTTTTCGCCGCGCTGATCGCGGCAAACATCCGCACCCGTGCCGACACGTCGGCGAGGAGACCGCTGAAGTTGATCTTATCGCCAACGATTCCCGAGTCTCCCAACACCTTGACCGCCTGTGCCCGGATCTCCGGATCGCCGTCCTTGAGCAGATCCACGAGAACGTTCTGAGCCTGCTCGCGCTGACGACCTCCGGGCACCGGCCCGAAGTCATCGTCGTCGACCTTCGGAAGCGCCATGTTCCCCCGCCTCGCAATCACGCCCAAGCCCCAGATCGCGTGCAGACGCTCAAGCCCCTCGCCATTGGTGGCAACCTCCTTGAGCGAGTCGAGCCCGTCGGCCTTTCCGACGAGGGCAAGATGGGCTCGCGTCCTCACACGCATGTCGGGATGCTTCAGGAGCCCCACCAGCTCTTTCGACTCTCGTTGATCAAAGCCTTCGCGGATGAGCTTCGCAGTATCTCGAGCCGCATCGGCCTGGTAGGCCTCGCCCGCTGACAACTCGATGACACGTCCATCCTCGTGCGACCGCCAACCGGTCACGAAGTCGCTGACGAATACCCGGCCATCCCATGAGTAGGTGACGTCGGTCGCGCACACGCCCCACATGAAGCGTCGTGAGTCCACGAGTTTCATCCCCGCACCCGATGGCTTGACCGCGAACGACTGGATTCCGGAGCTCGATTCCGATCCGCGATAGTCGCAAATGAGGAACCGCCCGACTTCCTCCTCAAGGAACCCGGTCCCGGGGTGGTAAGCGAGGCCGGACGGACCGGACGTGATGTTGTCGACCGGCGGCAGCAGCGAGGCGGGTTGCTTGTCGTTGGCCGGCTTCCACATTTCCTCCGCCATCCAGAAGTTCGGCGGATGCTGCTCGAGGCCGATCTGCCGGTGGAACGAATGCATGATCTGATGCCCCATCCGCCATCCGGAGTCCGCACCCTCGACCACATACACGAGCCGCGCCGCATCACCCTGGTCCGAATTGTTGTCGACCGAGAAGGCGTTCCCATACTCGTCGAATGCGATCTCCTTCGGATTGCGCAGGCCGGTATGGATCACCTCGAAATTGCTGCCGTCGGGATCGAAACGAAACACGGCACCCTGATTCGGATACTCGTAATGCACACCTTCCCGCGTCCCCACATTGAATCCCCGGTCACCAACCGTGCCGTAGATCCGTCCGTCAGGCCCGAGTTCGAAGCCGTTCAGGTCGTGCCCCGAAAACGACACGCGCACTCCGAAGCCATCCTCGATCACCACCCGGTCATCCGCCTTGCCGTCGCCGTCCTTGTCGACCAACCCGAGGATGCTCGGGATGTTCGCGACATAGACCATCCCGCGATAGGGAAACACCCCCGCCATGGTTCCCTCGAGAGCGCCATTGAACTCGGCGGCAAAGACACCGCTTTCCGAAAAGCTTCCGTCGTCGCCCTGCTTGTCGAGCCTCAGGACACGCTCAGAAACCTCCGTGAGATACTTCTCGCTGACCTTATCGCTCCACTTCTTGAACATCGCGGCGCGATCCTCGACCGTGCGGCTGGCGATGTCGTCGAGCAGCCAATAGAGGTGATTCCGGTTATCCTCGATACCATGGCGGAAACGATGGGTCTCGGCCACGTAGAGCACTCCCTGTTCGTCGAATGCGAGCGCTGTCGGCGAAGTCACGTCCTGGTTAGCATGGTTCGCGACAACCCGCCCCATCGTACCTTGGGGGATGCTCGACCCGGGAAGCCCGGCGAAAGGAACCAGACCGGCGACACCCTTCTCACCGAGCTGCGGCGGCATGATCGGATTCGAGTAGTTGTCGAAAACGAAGTGGTCGGCGGCGATAACACCCCAACTTCCGGTCTCGTTGTCGAGGATCCGCAAACGGACCTCCTTGCCGCGCCAGGATTTCACATTCCAGACGATGCGTCGGCACATCAGGTCATTGTTGCCCGTCTCCTCGAGTACCACCTTGTCACCGACCAGCATCTGCACCGCGGTCTTGCCCGGATGCTTGCCTCCGGCAATCGTGAAGGCGAGGTAGTCAGCCTTCACCTTCAAGGGCGGAGAAGTGAGTGATCCGGTCGCCTCGTCGCCACCGTGGGCGGAGCAAACGAGCGATTTGCCGCTGAACCCCGTAAGCTTGCCGTTCAGCCCGGCCATTTCGCCGGGAACCGGGGCGTCAC is part of the Haloferula helveola genome and encodes:
- a CDS encoding DUF7133 domain-containing protein, giving the protein MKWIWFLAILGSPGAAMAASEVIQAFEGDGLGDWSVEGMAFGDAPVPGEMAGLNGKLTGFSGKSLVCSAHGGDEATGSLTSPPLKVKADYLAFTIAGGKHPGKTAVQMLVGDKVVLEETGNNDLMCRRIVWNVKSWRGKEVRLRILDNETGSWGVIAADHFVFDNYSNPIMPPQLGEKGVAGLVPFAGLPGSSIPQGTMGRVVANHANQDVTSPTALAFDEQGVLYVAETHRFRHGIEDNRNHLYWLLDDIASRTVEDRAAMFKKWSDKVSEKYLTEVSERVLRLDKQGDDGSFSESGVFAAEFNGALEGTMAGVFPYRGMVYVANIPSILGLVDKDGDGKADDRVVIEDGFGVRVSFSGHDLNGFELGPDGRIYGTVGDRGFNVGTREGVHYEYPNQGAVFRFDPDGSNFEVIHTGLRNPKEIAFDEYGNAFSVDNNSDQGDAARLVYVVEGADSGWRMGHQIMHSFHRQIGLEQHPPNFWMAEEMWKPANDKQPASLLPPVDNITSGPSGLAYHPGTGFLEEEVGRFLICDYRGSESSSGIQSFAVKPSGAGMKLVDSRRFMWGVCATDVTYSWDGRVFVSDFVTGWRSHEDGRVIELSAGEAYQADAARDTAKLIREGFDQRESKELVGLLKHPDMRVRTRAHLALVGKADGLDSLKEVATNGEGLERLHAIWGLGVIARRGNMALPKVDDDDFGPVPGGRQREQAQNVLVDLLKDGDPEIRAQAVKVLGDSGIVGDKINFSGLLADVSARVRMFAAISAAKTSAVGSLPFIWKMLEANSDADPYLRHAGAYALAELANPVTLTGLTTHEDKSVRLAAVVALGRKHDASVAGFLRDEDPEVMREAVRVIHDNRIEDSRSVLAELLDQPRYDDFTEMIWRRLIHSAYRVGGEANAKRLVDAAMNPKVPAPVRREALRLLGDWKKPFVVDTSTGTFDPLPERDGSALAGSVGGRVDDLLRIDGSLLEDAVSMLAKTATDLSKVDPALLKAKVSDLSLPGGARAGLLDLWAKRSGNSGKATLMELAASESDEVAFAAIGWLQKQKAPEASELLVKETESAEAARAQKAWGLLQAMEGEKVALRFAKAVDGLIASSGKGAAAIEILEGARSRPEDIVKAAVERYDAAVSKSEDPLFASYPSLLGGNAEKGARLFESHPAAQCMRCHRADGTNAADLAGPELSTVGKRLPRLKLLESLVMPGAEVASGYGVVAVTLKDGTSEGGTLVEKQSEFVELDVAGEKKRIPRDKIETISEPVSAMPPMGALLKPDELRDLVEWLSRRKGK